The Cololabis saira isolate AMF1-May2022 chromosome 5, fColSai1.1, whole genome shotgun sequence genome segment acattttgatattgtgcagacctctgttaataaaggaacctgtgtgacatttggcacgaggctttgtattaaaactgactgtttttttaagggtttgcctcagaaaaaaatgaagctagcatagatgctatgctataatgctttgggggaaaccccaattatggcacagaaaaaatattgatacatagagtatcgccatttagctagaaaatattgagatatgacttttggtccatatcgcccagccctacgctcccgtgccggcttcgctgttgacTGCAGGAACCcagacggtcgtcgtggcgctaatgagtctcatttcttattctagcctcatgctcctttaaccagAAACCTGCTCATTAGCATCAATGATTCAAACAGTAGAACAatagaataagaataataataacagcttctttttcattttctaaacAGTCCAATCTTTGTATtccagtaaaaataaaacaagtaaaaacagTTAATTATAAAAGTCAAATCAGGTGAGAGTTGGGGGTTCTGGGATATTGCAGGAGTTTGGTTTCTCTACTCGTTCAGGTCATCTCTCCTTCATCCAGTTCTTACACTGGGAGGGAGTTTTCGCTGCTGCTACTTtcggaatttaaaaaaaaaaacttgctcAAAAAAGGTCCAAACCCTCAGCACCGTTGGGATTAgttagaaaactcaaaaagtattCATTAAAAAGGCAAGATGTACAAGTTCGTGTCTGTGGAGCGTCCTGGTTTCAGTGGAACTCCACAAACTCCTCCAGAGTTTTGGGGATCTGGTTGCGGTAGGTGATCTGGTGCTGGCGGACGGCGCGGGCCGCCAGACACTTCAGGCTCATCTTCATCTGCGTCTTCAGTAGGATCTCGGACACGCCGGTGGTGCTCTTGTCCAGCGGCGTCTTCTTCTGCTTGTTGGTCATGTCGGTGTGGGCGCCGGCCTCCACCAGGCTGATGATGATGGCGTGCAGCGTGAGGAAGTCGCTGATGGGCCTGTTGTACTGCACGATGACGTGCAGCGGCGTGTTGCCTTCGTGGTCCACGGCGTTGACCGGCGCGCCGCAGTCCAGGAGCAGCTTGGTGACCTGCGCGTTGGGGAAGCTGCAGACGTCGTTGGTGTGGAAGTCGTCGACCGGTGTGCTGGAGCTGATGGCCAGGTGGAGCAGGGAGGCGCCGTCGCGCGAGCGCGGGTCCTGCTGGATCAGGTCGTAAATGTGCTTGTTGATCCTCGCGCGTTCCTCTTCGATGCACGTGGTCTTTGTGGAGATGCAGCCTAAGTAGAGAAAGGTAAAAATGTTCGACTCGAAGTTGTCCAAGGCCTGCGGGAGCTCCAGTTCGGCCGCTGCCTCCACTCTGGCCATGCTGCGTTCGATCTCTAGGACGCTGCAGCCCAACACCTGCTCCACCGCGGCGGCGGGAACAAGCTCCTTCAGGTGCACCATCTGGGAGAAGACCTGGGCGAAGCGGAGCAGGTCTTTGTGCGTGTTCCGGTTCCCTTTCTGGCGAAGGCGCAGCGCGTGAAGCCACAGTTTGATGCACTGTTCAAACTCCATGTTGTCAGCGTACACGGCACCTCTGTATATGATGGGATGCGAAACGTCGATGTTGTCGGAGCCCAGAATGCGCTCTCGGATCATCAGCCCCTCCATGTGCAGGGCGTCCCGGTCCACCCGGATGGCCTCCAGCTGCTGGAGCGTCAAACACTCGCTGCGCCCGCCGTAGGCCTCGATTGGCGGCAGCAGTTCCTTCCTGACGACGCTGTCAGGGTCGCGGTAGCGCTCCGTCATAGCCATGTGCAGGTAGTGGTACGTCTTCTGCACGTCGTAGTTCTCCCTGTCGTTGGCAAACGATGCCCCTAGCAGCTCCAGAGACTCGATTCTGCTGCGGAGGTCACAGTCGGCGTGAGcgagcagcagctccaccacgTCGGCCTTGCAGCTCTCTGCCGCCACCTTCAGTGGCGTCATGCTGTGTCCGTTCATCACTATTGCGGCCTGACGGCTCATAAGCTCCTTAACGATTTCCAGGTGACCCGCCTCGGCTGCAAAGTGCAGGGCGGTGGCCCCACAGTGGGCCTTGGCATTGGGGTCCGCACCTTGCTCCAGCAGGAATTTGACAACGTCCGTGTGGCCCTTGTAGGCGGCAATCATCAGGCAGGTGTTGTTGAACTTGTTGGTGATGCTGATGTCGGCATTGTGGTCCACTAGGTAGCGGACGATGTCCAGCCGCCCGTCGAAGCAGGCGGCGCGCAGCGGAGTGGAGTTGGTGATGGTCCGGTGGTTCACGTTGGCTTGGTGACTCACCAGGAGCCGCACCACCTCGAAGTGTCCCGCTCCGGCTGCACACCATAGCGCCGTGGCCCCGTCAATCACATAGCTGTGGACACAGAAAAGACACGTCGTTATAAACACCACCGCTCTGACCATCACGAGGCTCGCAGCTACAAGACTGAACACACCAGTTGATGTCAGCTGAGGAATTTATGGACAAACAGTCAAAACATCTGCTGAAAACTTTTTATGTTGTTCTCAATCTGGTCACATGATCGGAATTTGGGGCTGATCACAGAATGATCAGTATCCGATATAAattatcagattttttttttttttcatttcattaaatCACATCATTTACAACTAGATAACAAAAaaatgcaggatattaattttgatcacttactttgcaaagaaatgtatacttttattttggaagaacgATTCCCCTCCATCTTATAAGACTTTCGTAAATCAACTCACAGCATTTCTACCCTTAGAAAAACTAACCTTGGAAAAATATAATCGTGGCcatcaatttctttctttttttaccttgtctgcacacatattaatgattgataccatgccggtaaaaaccaaaggcatatatatgtgcattattactatatttaatatatatacatatatatacgcatacatatgcgtacacatacaaacccagtgatgattttttttttttttttttggagggtgaattttggttcccattattctcTGGTTTAGAGAACTTCATTTTCCGCTGAAtgctgtcatttactttatgtatctgtaggtatttGAGTTTTGATGCCCCTATTGTTATTTACTGAtgttattttccatatttttattaactcactttttttttccagtttatctattttatttatttattttttgtgtatgtttagtgcttttttttggggggggggggtaggcgGGAGTAGGCATgcatgcacaaaagaaaattgtaagaccTACCGTCATCAAGGCTGTATCTgattgcctttcttttgtgaaataaaaagatatttaaaaaaatgacatcattaatttatttaacatCTATCAACAAGTTTAATTCTTAATTACTTTTTTATTATATGCAATAAtaccaaaaaaatattttgtctTGGCAGCTCTCATAGTTTTCCTGATAAAATCGCCATCTCTCTCTTAACACCTGGACAGACACCTGTAATTGtagctgacgtccccgaccccccagtctggtcttcagcaggagggtccccccttatgatccaggtcctggtccaggttttttcctcctaaaggggagtttttattgccactgtttggcttaaggcttttctcccactaggggagtttttacctgccattgtttatgtaataattgctcgggggtttatgttctggatctctggaaagcgtctagagacaacatctgttgtattagacgctatacaaataaaattgaattagaAAGATGGCAGGTCGCGCATCGAGTGACTTggtgtcaaaaaagaaaacgacCTCGAActaataaattcaataaaaactgcAATTCTAAAAAAGCTGGAGGCCAAGTATGAATCTGATTCAGTGCGCAAATTAATGTGAAAGTGCACTTTCCTCGACCCTCGTTACCGCGGAGGATATGAGACTGATGATAACGCACTGGCTGAAATCAAGGCTGAATTCCAGGCTGAGATCGTGAACTTAGAGGGGCAACACCAGCAGCAGTGGAATCAGAATCCTAGAGACAGAGCACGACCTGAACCCCCACGAAAAAAGATGTCTCTGGGAATAAACCTCCTGCAAAAACCACCCGCTGCAGCGCCAAGTGTACTTTTAAACGGTCTAggagtaaagcctgatttacggttccgtgttacaccaacgcagagcctacgccgtaggctacgccgtcgatttaacgcagaaccataaatcaggctttacggtAATGTAAAGTGCGCCTGCCAAATCCTGTCAGTGATCTTAATTGATTTGTGCGCGACTGTtgtatttgcacttttttttgtgGATTTGCCAAGTATTGGATCAGGATTTGGTATTGGCTGATTCTCAATGAAATGActcaagaaacaaaaaaaagaaaatgggacGGGTACATTCCTCCTCCCATATAACAACAAACCAATGATCTAGTTTAGCCACATGTTCTTATTGCTCCATGACCTCTGCTGGCAGTGTTTTACAACAGTTGGCACCTCCAGGGAAATGTCTGTAGCAATATGAAAATCAAAGTCCTTTACTGGAATTTTGAGCTGactgtagagcaggggtcggcagtCCCGTCCTCAAGGGCACTGGCCTGCATGTTTAATATTGAATCAACACGGGGGGGCGGAGTTTGAAGCCGAGGATGTAGGACGCGTCTCCACACTGCTCCTGAGTTAGTGacaaatatttgtacatttattcCTGCAGAATACAACTTATTTGCTCGACCAGCTGTCTGAAGAGGTTAATGAAAGGTTTAGGTCGAATTTGGGAAACTTGAGCCTGAAATGACGTCGAACCGATCGAATAAGGACTCTAAGAGCAGGCCGCAGCAAGCTGACAACACACAAGGAGTGGGGAAAACTCGAAAAAACCTACCCCCATACCAAAGTTCCAAACAGAAATACAAATGGGAAacggagaaaagaaaattattagTAAATTATATCACATATTCTTATCTATGAATGTACATAACTCCCTACAGATTAGGCAGAGATGGGAAGCAGAAACGAACATGGTCATATCACATGACACCTGGAAGGAGGTGTGCACTGAGGTACACCTGCTCACAAATTTAAATTCACGGAGGGaatttaaatggaaaataatcaCTAGATTCTTCAGAACGCCAGCAATAATATCCAAAATGGGCCCGACACATCCCAGCTCATGTTGGAGGAATTGTGGGACACACATTGCCAATCACACCCATATATTCTGGCTATGTCCTAAATTAAGAGTATTCTGGAGAGAGGTATTTGATGCCCTCTAAGAGGTTTTCCTACAGGATATCCCACAAGACCCCACAGTGGCACTGCTGGGACTAATACCCAAAAACCTGGACGGGGGGGGCCAAGAAATACCTTTTAAGTATATTATTTACTGCAGCCTTGAAGTGCAGAACTATCAGATAGCTGAAACCAGACCCTCCACATACAATATATGGATGCAAAAAGTATGGGACCTCTATCAAATGGAGTCTCTATCAAATCACTTACTTATTAAGGCTCCAAAAGTGTCATAGCTTTATTAACACAATGAGGTCTATTACCCAATGTTGCTCGGCCCACCTGCCTAATTCTTACTGTATTCCCTCTATACACATCTTTTATACACATGCCAATTTTTCCTAGAGTAAATATGGTGCCTGTTTTTCTATACACACCGTTGTACCTTGGAGtggacaattattattattgattttacaatttatttatttttaatgggtttgttattatatacgtatattttggagtgaataattatgttgttgttttctcttgttttatttgcttaatACCTAAGtataatgtgtacaaatgttgtatgcagctgaaaaagaaagaagaaaatgtatgtggtgtattgttgttgaaaagaaactaaataaaaatgaagttcCAAAACTTGCACGGTACATCAGTAATAATGTTGCCGTCTAGGctaaagcagctgctgatcagcGGTGGAGTCAGTCTGCTCTTTCCAAAGTCACCACTTCTGCGAGCTAAAGGGCAATATTTTACTCACGTCAGACTGAAAATACACGCAAAAAATAATGAACTTCTTCATGTTAGACATTCTTGACAAGACAGAACCtttaaaaggggacctattatgaaaaacaggttttttttcttgctttaacatatataaagtggtctcccctcagcctgccaactcagagaaggaggaaagcaacctaaattctgcagtgtctgtacagccgcccggatgagccatctagtgtgatgtggatctacgagccgctcagattcggcgcattttcgttacataaccaaaatgcaaacctcTGCCAcaataaaaccgtgtaactgcatgtgagcgtccgactatcgtagcactgcgtgacattggacgctctctgtccatgtccctccagcagctgccactttattgaggtttttgtagtgaaatgaggaggaatcatagagataacttctcatttcaactaactggatcagccgttcctcacccatgactgtttcctacagcgctttcaaccggctttcaacgcaagtgacaggaagaaaatagaagcagggcgtccgacaaatgttcagctcaaaacggcgcggcACGCCGtgctgcgcagcgctgcgttgctgcggccagttaggacagtccaatagaaaataaataaatggaattgattttgtcgctgacgctcgcatgcataaagcctggattatggttctgcgttacactaacgcagagcctacgccgtagggtacgccgtagcctacggtgtgtgtcgccgcgtaccctacaccgtaggctctgtgttggtgtaatgcagaaccataaatcagcctcaactccgccggccagagcttccaccattttttcatagcggtgtacaggctgaattatggttctgcgtcaaatcgacgccgtgcctacgccgcaggttgcgccgtgTTGCACACCCCGCtgcagcctacgccgtagcctgacgtgcacctcccagaaattgtaactacgcgtcgaggcgacgcagaccaaatgcAGACCGAGggggttgtgattggttcgtttggtaGCAACgaatttccggtttgaagcagtagtgaactttcagcactctgttcttcgtgtatgtgtgatttttttttgttttggttttttgcacaatagttgtccttatctctttgattcactgtgaccggaaaagtcggataaaccattcaggaaaagattgcgaccccctagcggtcgcgggggatATTGCAcggcggcgaaatggagtgacggagaagtctgaagggctcacgacggcgtcacggcgacggcgtaggctttgcgttggtgtaGTGCAGAACCATGATTCAGGctttaaatcgacacagagcctacggtgtagggtacgcggcgacacgcactgtaggctacggtgtgcgtcgctgcctaccctacgccgtaggctctgcgttggtgtaacgcggaaccataattcagccttaactctgccggccggagcttccgccattttttccgtagcggtgtatcgcgtcattcaggcagccaatcagcacagagcctcattatcatagccccgcccactcagaatcccgcatagataatgaggttagagaatgggaagataaagacatggctcagaggctgaatttctaatttatatagaaaaaaacaatcaaaaacttgttttaaggcattcaaggcctgtttaaaatacacATTAAACGCCATAACAGGTCCCCTTTACCAGCACATTTCCACCATGTCTCTCGCACATACATACCCGTCGAAGCGAACGGTGCCGGTCTGCTCCGGGTCCACCTTGTAGTGGTCCAACAGCAGCCGCACCACCTTGTCGTGTCCGTTCCTGGCGGCGATGATGAGCGGCGTGGACCTCTGCCCGGCCAGGTGGGTCACGTAGCTCAGCAGGTAGCGGGTCTCGCAGTCGGAGTGGTTGAGCAGCAGCGCGGCCAGGGTCAGGACCCGGCCCTCGCAGGCGGCCTTGTACACGTAGCCGGCCAGAGACTCCATGTGAGGCCGGCGGGCAGCGGCCCGAACCCCCGCTCCCCTCGCAGCTGACGCCCCCGCGGTCCGGTCCGCAGCAGGAGCCGGCCTCCCATTAAAATGTTCACTGGACGGCCAGGGTCACATGAATGAAAGGGCGGGTTTTCTCTCTGCCTGCAAGACTTGTCTACGAATACGTTCACGCGGTTACGAACTTAGTTTCTTAGTAAGTTTAACCGTCGGTCAGCCTGGAGGCAGCGACGAGCCGCTCCGCAGCGGCACTAACAAGCATCACGTTCACGCTGTAACACTGATGGTTTTAATCTTATACCTGATTGTGAGCGAAAACCACTCACGTCGCGGGTTTGGAGCTAAAGACTTAAAGAGGCATCAAGGATTTAAAGGACGAAAACGGGTGATTTCACCTCTTCCCACTAACTGATTTCCCGGAAGTTGACGTTCAACGCGAAAGTTCCTCCGGCTGGAACTTTCTCCAGCAGTTTGGTTCCTTCCGGGGTTTTTCCGGTTCCTTACGTAAACGGCACCATAATTCATGCAtgaattcatgttatatcagcagagaacaaggtagtgccgaaaaacaatatatatcccccctcccaaaaataagtaaaatagagaaacattttctcattaaaaaaaaaactaattttacatttttcaaataacatatttgaaccatttttcagacaataaaataacatttgaaccatttttcagacaataaaataactgaaaaaatctgaaaaatggttcaaatatgttattttgttacttgaaatttttttaatatgtttatgtaaaatatgcttggttgatgagaaaatatgtttctctatttttcttatttttgctgatataacatgaattactcctatgtgggaccTCCTAAGTTCTTATATTTGGCCAtcagagaaaattaaatatattatatttggtgcctaactgtttcccaagtatattagtgcgtgtatgaataaataaatgagacgtaaaacgtaaatttctttgtagaaaggcgatttatgaaaataagtccatttgcTTGTATTAGTTGGCGGGGGAACCGAAGTTTACCCAACACTTCTTCCATCTCAGcacattgtaaaaagattcaaaagaaatatcgattcaaaatgtacttttttattCTGCAAATTCAGAAACAATGACTCACTTAATTCTGGATGTGCCCCATTGTTTAAACTTTTTCgagtgatatgtgtaattttgtgtctgaaagcattggaactgatttcaaattattttggaaggatgtgttgtttggtgtttttgaccatgtaacgattagaacaaagccaaaagaaacattattaatttgttgatcatacctgcaaaattccacatccacaaatccaaattcttacacgaaaaaacttttttttacttttcattgtgaattcaatcagtatctggactcttAAGTTTTCTacaaattcaaaagcaatcaaaaccataaatgtatgtaaatgttttggctttttgttataatttcatcccccctggctggttataatgtgttgtgctttttgttttgtattttatttgatttatattCTTTTTATGTTATAGTTCAACTTGacattgcataatgtgaagataGCCTATGTAATCATTGTActtttttccaaaaaaaaaaaaaaaacttcttccACCTCAGTATTTCGgaaacatcattattattattttttttattatttttttttttaaatgaggggagtttttcttgccactgtttggcttaaaccTTTTTCTACCGCTAGgggagtttgttttgttttttaacttgTAATAGTTTCTTTAACATTTGCACGGGAGTCTCTGAAGTC includes the following:
- the fem1b gene encoding protein fem-1 homolog B; this translates as MESLAGYVYKAACEGRVLTLAALLLNHSDCETRYLLSYVTHLAGQRSTPLIIAARNGHDKVVRLLLDHYKVDPEQTGTVRFDGYVIDGATALWCAAGAGHFEVVRLLVSHQANVNHRTITNSTPLRAACFDGRLDIVRYLVDHNADISITNKFNNTCLMIAAYKGHTDVVKFLLEQGADPNAKAHCGATALHFAAEAGHLEIVKELMSRQAAIVMNGHSMTPLKVAAESCKADVVELLLAHADCDLRSRIESLELLGASFANDRENYDVQKTYHYLHMAMTERYRDPDSVVRKELLPPIEAYGGRSECLTLQQLEAIRVDRDALHMEGLMIRERILGSDNIDVSHPIIYRGAVYADNMEFEQCIKLWLHALRLRQKGNRNTHKDLLRFAQVFSQMVHLKELVPAAAVEQVLGCSVLEIERSMARVEAAAELELPQALDNFESNIFTFLYLGCISTKTTCIEEERARINKHIYDLIQQDPRSRDGASLLHLAISSSTPVDDFHTNDVCSFPNAQVTKLLLDCGAPVNAVDHEGNTPLHVIVQYNRPISDFLTLHAIIISLVEAGAHTDMTNKQKKTPLDKSTTGVSEILLKTQMKMSLKCLAARAVRQHQITYRNQIPKTLEEFVEFH